The Candidatus Omnitrophota bacterium region CGCGGCAGCTGCTCTCCCGTGAGCATGTCTATCTTTCGGATGGTGCCGACAAGGTTCCTCATGTACACACCGCTTGTCCTCCCATCGACATGACCTATCCGGCACGCGTTCCTGCCGGCATTATGCCTTGAAAGTATCTTAATGGTCTTTTCCGCTTCTCCTGCCGGGACAAAACATATGAACCTGCCCTCGTTGGCCACCTGCAGCGGATCAAGCCCCAGTATCTCACATACGCCTTTTACTTCCTCGCTGACCGGGATATAAGCCTCGTCTATCCTCATACCGGTACCGGAAACGGACGACAACTCTATAAGCGCGCTGGCGAGCCCTCCCCGTGTTAGATCCCTCAGGCAATGGACATTCACGCCTTCCGAGATCAGGTCCTCGACCATACCGGAAAGAAGAGCCGAATCGCTTTCCAGTGACGTCTTGAGGGCCAAACCTTCCCTGGCGGACATTATCGCGATCCCGTGCCGGCCGACATCACCGCTGATCACTATGGCATCGCCTTCCTTGATACCGGAAGGCAGTAAGGGTTCGTCCGACATGAGCGTCCCGACACCGGAAGTATTTATGAACAGTCCGTCGCCTTTACCTTTTTCAACCACCTTTGTATCCCCCGCGACTATCCTGACCCCCGCCTCGTCACAGGACCGTTTCATGGAAGCCGCCACCTTCTCGAGCACTTCCATATCAAGCCCTTCTTCGATAATGAACCCCGCGGTCATGAACCTGGCCCTGGCGCCGCACATGGCCAGATCATTCACCGTACCGTGCACGGCAAGGGACCCGATGTCCCCTCCCGGGAAGAAAAGCGGGGTTACAACGTACGAATCCGTTGTCATCGCTATTTTTTCCCCGCCCAGGGACATAACAGCCCCGTCGTGGCGTGTGTCCAGTTCCGGCGAATCGAATATCCGCATGAACACACTGGAAATAAGGTCGTTCGTGAGCTTCCCTCCGGAACCGTGTCCTAAAAGCACCTTTTTGTAGGAACTCACGGGCACGGGACAGGTCCTATATCCATCGGATATACTATTATCCTTCATTTTTCTCCCGATCCTTGTAGTTATAATACGCGGCGCAGGCCCCTT contains the following coding sequences:
- the hypE gene encoding hydrogenase expression/formation protein HypE, which translates into the protein MKDNSISDGYRTCPVPVSSYKKVLLGHGSGGKLTNDLISSVFMRIFDSPELDTRHDGAVMSLGGEKIAMTTDSYVVTPLFFPGGDIGSLAVHGTVNDLAMCGARARFMTAGFIIEEGLDMEVLEKVAASMKRSCDEAGVRIVAGDTKVVEKGKGDGLFINTSGVGTLMSDEPLLPSGIKEGDAIVISGDVGRHGIAIMSAREGLALKTSLESDSALLSGMVEDLISEGVNVHCLRDLTRGGLASALIELSSVSGTGMRIDEAYIPVSEEVKGVCEILGLDPLQVANEGRFICFVPAGEAEKTIKILSRHNAGRNACRIGHVDGRTSGVYMRNLVGTIRKIDMLTGEQLPRIC